A stretch of the Candidatus Jettenia sp. AMX2 genome encodes the following:
- the fbp gene encoding class 1 fructose-bisphosphatase yields MNQSKVVTIQRHIVEQERLHPKATGDFTGLLWDLTLAAKTISREVNMAGLVDVLGLTGENNIHGEMVKKLDVYANEKICKSMEHGGHLCIMASEENEDIIPIPEEFPKGKYVLIFDPLDGSSNIEANVCVGTIFSIYRKKTTGKDASLEDCLRKGTEQVAAGYIIYGSSTMMVYTTGQGVHGFTLDPGIGEFLLSHENIQIPPKGKIYSINEGNANTWDEGTRKYIAYLKERDPSTGRPYSLRYIGSLVADFHRNLLYGGIFLYPADYKDPEKPKAKLRLLYEADPLAFIVECAGGIASTGKERILDIQATELHQKVPLAIGSRDDVLMYEKFFNQKQ; encoded by the coding sequence ATGAACCAAAGTAAAGTTGTTACTATACAAAGACATATAGTTGAGCAGGAAAGATTACATCCAAAGGCTACAGGGGATTTTACCGGCCTTTTGTGGGATCTCACCCTTGCTGCAAAGACCATTTCTCGGGAAGTGAATATGGCGGGTCTTGTTGATGTTTTAGGCCTCACAGGGGAGAACAATATCCATGGCGAAATGGTAAAGAAATTAGACGTTTATGCGAATGAAAAAATTTGCAAATCGATGGAACACGGCGGGCATCTCTGTATTATGGCATCCGAGGAAAATGAAGACATTATTCCGATACCGGAAGAATTTCCCAAGGGTAAATATGTCCTTATTTTTGATCCTTTGGATGGCTCCTCCAACATCGAAGCCAATGTATGTGTTGGAACGATATTTTCAATATACCGGAAAAAGACAACAGGGAAGGATGCCTCCCTTGAAGACTGTCTGAGAAAGGGCACAGAGCAGGTTGCAGCAGGATATATTATTTATGGGTCCAGTACCATGATGGTCTATACTACCGGACAGGGTGTTCACGGTTTTACTTTAGATCCGGGTATCGGGGAATTCCTGCTCTCGCATGAGAACATTCAAATTCCGCCAAAAGGAAAAATATATAGTATTAACGAGGGGAATGCAAATACATGGGACGAAGGGACAAGGAAGTATATTGCCTATCTGAAGGAACGCGACCCGTCAACAGGAAGGCCTTATTCTTTGAGATATATCGGTTCATTGGTGGCAGATTTTCACAGAAACCTGCTCTACGGGGGTATTTTTCTGTATCCTGCGGATTATAAAGATCCTGAAAAACCAAAGGCAAAGCTGAGGTTGCTTTATGAAGCCGACCCCCTTGCCTTTATTGTTGAATGTGCCGGCGGTATCGCATCTACAGGAAAAGAACGCATTCTTGATATTCAGGCAACCGAACTCCATCAAAAGGTACCACTTGCCATCGGAAGCAGGGATGATGTGTTAATGTATGAGAAGTTCTTTAACCAAAAACAGTAA
- a CDS encoding Mrp/NBP35 family ATP-binding protein, with product MQDCKIPFTCELCEKQLSCQLDQIEHNKWVIAQRMKEITHKIVIMSNKGGVGKSTVTTNLGVSLAKKGYNVGIADADIHGPNIPIMLGVEGKRLKSSTGGILPLEVLPNLKVASLSFLIENPAMPVIWRDSAKWDFLCELMGSVCWGNLDYLLVDLPPGTGNEAISIIELIGKVDGSIIVTTPQDVVLLDVKKAVLFSRDSNVPIIGVVENMSNMICPHCSKHIDVFKTGGGEKVCAELGVPFLGKIPLDPGITEKCDTGEAFVSAYPDSDATKAFNEIVGKCDTFVKTYKEEMDKITEFKDIPFLGKVPVDPNFAEDFKGFSS from the coding sequence ATGCAGGATTGTAAAATTCCATTTACGTGCGAACTTTGTGAAAAACAGTTATCTTGTCAGCTGGACCAGATAGAACATAATAAGTGGGTAATTGCTCAACGTATGAAAGAAATCACCCACAAAATTGTTATTATGAGCAACAAGGGTGGTGTTGGGAAGAGTACCGTAACAACAAACCTTGGCGTGTCGTTGGCTAAAAAAGGCTATAACGTGGGTATTGCAGATGCGGACATCCATGGCCCGAATATTCCGATTATGCTGGGAGTTGAGGGGAAGAGGCTGAAAAGCAGTACTGGTGGTATATTGCCGCTGGAAGTATTGCCAAATTTAAAAGTAGCATCCCTCTCTTTTTTAATAGAAAATCCAGCAATGCCGGTCATTTGGAGGGATTCTGCAAAGTGGGATTTTCTTTGTGAATTGATGGGAAGCGTATGCTGGGGCAATCTGGATTACCTTTTGGTAGATTTACCGCCGGGAACCGGAAACGAAGCCATTTCAATTATAGAACTTATCGGGAAGGTGGATGGCTCCATAATAGTAACTACTCCACAGGATGTTGTTCTGTTAGATGTGAAAAAAGCAGTGCTTTTTTCCAGGGACAGCAATGTGCCGATCATCGGAGTCGTGGAGAACATGAGTAACATGATCTGCCCGCACTGCTCCAAACATATCGATGTGTTTAAAACCGGTGGTGGGGAAAAAGTTTGCGCAGAACTGGGAGTTCCTTTTCTCGGTAAAATACCATTAGACCCGGGAATTACGGAAAAATGCGATACCGGCGAGGCCTTTGTATCTGCATATCCGGATTCTGATGCTACAAAGGCATTTAACGAAATAGTCGGGAAGTGTGATACCTTTGTGAAAACCTATAAAGAAGAGATGGATAAAATCACCGAGTTTAAAGATATCCCTTTTCTGGGGAAGGTACCGGTAGATCCAAATTTTGCTGAAGATTTCAAGGGTTTCTCGTCCTGA
- a CDS encoding 4Fe-4S dicluster domain-containing protein, whose translation MAHAEKELNRRQLFKDLALFVGNTIADYAQKKVDHVMPKGDYLRPPGAVEEPEFLSLCSRCDECIKICPAKAIKRSGGLADIAIGTPVIIPKENPCVLCNGLLCITACKEGALKPVDGVDKVKIGIAKINQPHCLAWEGQDCQLCFIKCPLQGDAIYQEDGKPVINPEKCTGCGICEHVCNTINNTCAIKIAPKR comes from the coding sequence ATGGCTCATGCAGAAAAAGAATTAAACAGACGGCAGCTTTTTAAAGATTTGGCTCTTTTTGTCGGCAATACCATTGCAGATTATGCACAGAAAAAGGTAGATCATGTAATGCCGAAGGGAGATTATTTGCGTCCACCCGGGGCAGTTGAAGAGCCGGAATTTCTTTCCCTGTGTTCCCGCTGTGATGAGTGTATCAAGATATGTCCGGCAAAAGCGATAAAGAGGTCCGGCGGACTGGCAGACATCGCCATAGGAACTCCCGTTATTATCCCCAAAGAAAATCCTTGCGTCTTGTGCAACGGGCTTCTATGTATCACGGCCTGTAAAGAAGGAGCTTTAAAACCTGTTGATGGTGTCGATAAGGTTAAGATCGGTATCGCAAAGATTAATCAGCCGCATTGTTTGGCATGGGAAGGACAGGACTGCCAGCTTTGCTTTATAAAATGCCCTTTACAGGGAGATGCAATCTATCAGGAGGACGGTAAACCAGTAATAAATCCTGAAAAATGTACAGGCTGCGGAATTTGTGAACACGTATGTAATACAATCAATAATACGTGTGCAATTAAGATTGCACCAAAAAGATAG
- a CDS encoding class II fructose-bisphosphate aldolase, whose amino-acid sequence MLYQTKEDLLKDLTGVINIQRNGTIEMLDINQLRNKNIDTLVYNAVFHKEDAIRDASRWLIHTAANKLSAVSSSIQSLYEAMGRKQYGGFTVPAINIRGLTCDVARSVFRAAKKNHCGAFIFEIARSEIGYTNQRPAEYASVVLAAAIKEGYNGPVFIQGDHFQINAKKYEKDPDAEMKTVKGLIKEAIEAGFYNIDIDTSTLVDLNKSNIKEQQRLNFEFAAGFTAYIRELEPKGITISVGGEIGEVGKKNSTVEELRVFMDGYNSTLAAKGKGLKGISKISVQTGTTHGGVPLPDGTIAQVKLDFNTLRSLSAVARDEYHLGGAVQHGASTLPGDAFDKFPETGTAEVHLATEFQNMIYENSSFPGDFRNEIYEFLKKNCSTERKEGETDEQFIYKMRKWGFGPFKERFWNLPSDVRNKIGEELEAKFDFLFKKLNVVHSREMISKTIKPVEVQLSHPPLFS is encoded by the coding sequence ATGCTTTATCAGACGAAAGAAGATTTGCTGAAAGACCTCACAGGCGTTATCAATATTCAAAGAAATGGCACAATAGAAATGCTTGATATCAATCAGTTAAGAAATAAAAACATTGATACCCTTGTCTATAATGCTGTTTTTCATAAGGAAGATGCGATCAGAGATGCGTCAAGATGGTTAATTCATACCGCAGCGAATAAGCTTTCCGCTGTATCATCATCAATTCAATCGCTTTATGAGGCGATGGGCAGGAAGCAGTATGGCGGTTTTACGGTACCCGCTATTAATATCAGAGGATTAACCTGCGATGTTGCACGTTCTGTTTTCAGGGCTGCAAAAAAGAATCATTGCGGGGCATTTATCTTTGAAATTGCAAGGTCTGAGATCGGATATACGAATCAAAGGCCGGCCGAATATGCATCCGTGGTTCTTGCTGCTGCTATTAAGGAAGGATACAATGGCCCTGTATTTATTCAGGGAGATCATTTCCAGATCAATGCGAAGAAATACGAAAAAGACCCGGATGCAGAGATGAAGACAGTAAAAGGGCTTATCAAAGAAGCGATTGAAGCCGGTTTTTATAATATAGACATCGATACCTCAACCTTGGTGGATCTCAACAAGTCTAATATCAAGGAACAACAACGGTTAAACTTTGAATTTGCTGCCGGATTTACTGCTTACATAAGGGAACTGGAGCCAAAAGGGATTACCATATCCGTTGGGGGTGAAATAGGGGAGGTTGGCAAGAAAAATAGCACGGTTGAGGAATTGAGGGTATTCATGGATGGTTACAATAGTACCCTGGCAGCAAAAGGAAAGGGACTAAAAGGAATAAGCAAAATCAGTGTGCAAACGGGTACTACCCACGGCGGAGTGCCATTGCCTGACGGAACTATTGCACAGGTAAAACTGGATTTTAATACCTTGAGAAGTTTATCAGCGGTAGCAAGAGATGAATATCATCTTGGCGGGGCAGTGCAACACGGTGCTTCTACACTTCCGGGTGATGCGTTTGATAAGTTTCCTGAAACGGGAACTGCAGAAGTACACCTTGCCACGGAATTTCAGAATATGATCTATGAAAACAGTTCATTTCCCGGGGATTTTAGAAACGAGATTTATGAATTTCTGAAAAAGAATTGTTCAACAGAACGGAAAGAAGGGGAAACTGATGAGCAGTTTATCTACAAGATGAGAAAATGGGGTTTCGGTCCTTTTAAAGAGAGATTCTGGAATCTTCCCTCTGATGTAAGGAATAAAATTGGTGAGGAGCTTGAAGCCAAATTTGATTTTCTCTTTAAGAAGTTAAATGTTGTACATTCAAGAGAGATGATAAGCAAAACAATAAAGCCCGTTGAGGTTCAATTATCTCATCCACCCCTCTTTTCATAA
- the moaA gene encoding GTP 3',8-cyclase MoaA, whose amino-acid sequence MGILDKYLRRIDRLRISVTDLCNLRCIYCRPESGLELARQKDILTYEEIALVVQHAVKLGIKSFRLTGGEPLFRRNIDHLLSLLGNIPGIEDLAITTNGIYLKHYARIMKKIGLFRLNISLDTLEEAKFTRITRGGNLHDVLNGIEEALLLGFKNTKINVVAMKGINDDEFEEFAKLTFERDLEIRFIEYMAMNKENLASEDKFIPMTDIINTIGEKHELIALCPHTGSGAAKVYKIKGAVGKLGFISAVSQPFCGSCNRLRLTSDGKLRSCLLSGGEIDLKVILRNGAPEEVLTNAFVRAANLKPPIHSGKGHVIMHEVGG is encoded by the coding sequence ATGGGCATTTTAGATAAATACCTCAGAAGAATAGACCGGTTAAGAATATCGGTAACTGACCTTTGCAATCTCAGATGCATTTACTGCAGACCTGAAAGCGGACTGGAACTTGCAAGGCAGAAAGACATCCTGACATATGAAGAGATTGCATTAGTTGTACAGCATGCCGTCAAATTAGGTATTAAAAGCTTTCGCCTTACAGGAGGAGAACCGCTCTTCAGGCGGAATATCGATCATCTGTTATCCCTGCTGGGAAATATTCCAGGCATTGAAGATCTCGCCATAACAACGAATGGCATCTATTTAAAGCATTATGCAAGGATAATGAAAAAAATCGGGCTGTTTAGATTAAACATCAGTCTTGATACGCTGGAAGAAGCAAAATTTACAAGAATTACAAGAGGGGGAAATCTGCATGACGTCCTCAATGGCATTGAAGAAGCCCTTCTGCTGGGATTTAAAAATACAAAGATTAACGTCGTTGCCATGAAGGGAATCAATGATGATGAGTTTGAGGAATTTGCAAAACTTACTTTTGAGCGGGACCTTGAGATACGTTTTATTGAATATATGGCAATGAACAAGGAAAATCTCGCCTCAGAAGATAAATTTATCCCTATGACTGACATTATCAATACTATCGGGGAAAAGCATGAACTTATTGCACTTTGTCCACATACGGGAAGCGGGGCTGCAAAGGTATATAAAATAAAGGGAGCAGTAGGAAAATTAGGGTTTATATCAGCAGTCAGCCAGCCTTTTTGCGGTTCATGCAACCGCCTTCGCCTGACATCCGATGGAAAACTACGCTCTTGCTTATTATCAGGCGGAGAGATTGATTTAAAAGTTATTCTCAGAAATGGTGCCCCGGAAGAGGTGCTTACCAATGCCTTCGTTCGTGCTGCAAATCTGAAACCACCTATACATTCCGGTAAAGGGCATGTAATTATGCATGAAGTTGGAGGATAA
- a CDS encoding PAS domain S-box protein has translation MFRSIKNKLIFLLLIAVLTPLLVMRLIAYPTAQKAFQETTLNNLQLAGSKRVFQINDWLKKLKDDAGHIAHNTFVAAATSMINADKNTNAQYVARIPYTENFQGFIIGDLSGIIRISTDDSLIGQDLTEYEGFRRAIKGVVSVTEEPFLAMHISYDLVHPIMGSSVYIASPVRTTRGTISGVIMLKIDLSSLTHEYREIPYSDRYDTYIVNRQGIMVHHFNHEKQLIAAKNLKEQMEQKLIVVEPHTSKFTKSVDSSLKGINGSDIDGYINHEGEKVLGAWFWIPELEWGVITEISVNRVSLAMNDLKNPIAKILSYLTVSGVILALTGIVFAFFIGEKIANPIVGLITATRKMSAGDLSQRVVIKTHDELQELVDAFNVMAESVQEKTSKLQETTNFLNNILISSTEHSIIASDLQGTILAFNEGAKRMFGYEPEELINKSGIEIVYTKSDVASGKVQEILETTLLNGRYKHEVQLVRKNGEVFTGYSTFTTRQSSDEKPIGFVMIVRDITEQKQLEQILHNYTVQLEKILEERTQKLRISEEKYRRLFESSKDVVFFCDIECQFVDINQAAVDLFGYESKSEILKLNLIQHLFFSISEGKATRGIVYKNGFIKDYEVELKKKDGSKIFCLMTSNLRRDERNSVIGYEGIIIDQTERKRIEQEKDIMNNINKILASKLDFREVFKSLSAELNKVVDFDRMSIALLNEKREEFLTYAVSKDYGISRLEEGVQYSKHGTLAGKVVENGKVYMVNDTSRGPFLTDPILYHEGIKSRSAFPLLSKGEIIGSVNFGSRKAHNFSENQFDFINKITPQLAIAIDNTRLFDKIKESEEKYRNLVEDIEDVIFRLDKTGRYLFLNSALKNVTGYRPQEFYDNPSIVKEIINKNDMPLVKETMQKVLNGNLKVSKDLEYRIFCKNGEELWVSQNTYPIKDKKAKIIGLEGIIRDITDRKRIEEQIRRSERLASIGELAASIAHEIRNPLGAISNSVCMLKRDLALNGDDQKLFDMVVEETDRLNSIITSFLTFAHPAEYHFMKSNIIDIIDETLFLLEQDARFHDEIKIIRSYNGTIPKIYADRNWIRKVFWNLLINSVDAMPDGGKILIRVKRIRTPDHDEIEIIVADQGNGIPPENIRKIFEPFFTTKKSKGTGLGLSIVHRIVDNHGGTIDVKSAQGKGTVFTIRLPVKNKQVKTLSV, from the coding sequence ATGTTCCGTTCAATCAAGAACAAATTAATTTTCCTCCTTCTGATTGCAGTACTGACACCACTTTTGGTAATGCGGCTCATTGCATATCCTACGGCACAAAAAGCTTTTCAGGAAACAACTCTCAATAATCTACAATTAGCTGGCTCTAAAAGGGTATTCCAAATAAACGACTGGTTAAAAAAACTGAAAGATGATGCCGGGCATATTGCACATAACACGTTTGTAGCAGCCGCAACCAGTATGATAAATGCAGATAAGAACACGAATGCCCAATATGTAGCCAGGATACCCTATACTGAAAATTTTCAGGGGTTCATTATTGGCGATTTGTCCGGTATCATCAGAATATCCACTGATGATAGTCTCATAGGGCAGGATTTAACTGAATATGAAGGTTTTCGCCGTGCCATCAAGGGGGTAGTTTCTGTTACCGAAGAACCGTTTCTGGCAATGCACATTTCATACGATCTGGTACATCCAATAATGGGATCATCCGTTTATATTGCTTCACCTGTAAGAACTACCCGGGGTACCATATCGGGAGTTATCATGCTTAAAATCGATTTATCCTCACTTACCCACGAATACCGGGAAATACCGTACAGCGACAGGTATGACACCTATATTGTTAACCGGCAGGGAATAATGGTCCATCATTTTAATCATGAGAAGCAGCTAATAGCCGCAAAGAACCTGAAAGAGCAAATGGAGCAAAAATTGATCGTTGTTGAACCTCACACTTCAAAATTCACGAAGAGTGTGGATTCCTCCCTGAAAGGAATCAACGGGTCTGACATAGATGGTTACATCAATCATGAAGGAGAAAAAGTACTGGGTGCGTGGTTCTGGATTCCGGAACTTGAATGGGGGGTTATTACAGAAATCAGTGTCAACAGGGTATCGCTGGCAATGAACGACTTAAAGAATCCTATTGCAAAGATACTCTCTTATCTGACTGTTTCAGGGGTAATTTTAGCATTAACCGGTATTGTCTTTGCCTTTTTCATTGGTGAGAAAATTGCCAATCCTATTGTGGGGTTGATAACAGCAACGCGCAAAATGTCTGCCGGAGACTTATCACAGCGGGTGGTAATAAAGACCCATGATGAACTGCAGGAATTGGTCGATGCATTCAATGTGATGGCTGAATCTGTACAGGAAAAAACTTCGAAACTTCAGGAAACGACGAATTTCCTCAACAACATTCTGATCAGCTCTACGGAACATTCGATTATTGCAAGCGACCTCCAGGGAACCATACTTGCATTCAATGAAGGTGCAAAAAGGATGTTTGGGTATGAGCCTGAGGAATTAATCAATAAATCAGGCATTGAAATAGTATATACAAAAAGCGATGTCGCATCGGGTAAGGTTCAGGAAATACTGGAAACAACACTCTTAAACGGAAGATATAAACATGAAGTGCAACTGGTACGTAAAAACGGAGAAGTATTCACCGGATACAGCACATTTACCACAAGACAGTCCAGCGATGAAAAACCTATCGGTTTTGTTATGATCGTAAGAGATATCACCGAGCAAAAGCAATTGGAACAAATACTTCATAATTATACCGTACAACTGGAAAAAATCCTTGAAGAAAGAACTCAGAAATTAAGGATTTCGGAAGAGAAATACCGAAGGCTTTTTGAATCGAGTAAAGACGTTGTTTTCTTTTGCGATATCGAATGTCAGTTCGTAGACATCAATCAGGCAGCGGTAGATTTGTTCGGTTATGAATCGAAAAGCGAAATTTTAAAACTGAACCTCATTCAACATCTGTTTTTCAGCATATCAGAAGGAAAAGCAACAAGGGGAATCGTATATAAAAACGGCTTTATTAAGGATTATGAGGTAGAGTTGAAGAAGAAGGACGGTTCCAAAATCTTTTGCCTCATGACAAGTAATCTTCGGAGGGATGAACGGAATAGTGTTATTGGTTACGAAGGAATCATTATTGATCAAACGGAACGAAAGCGGATCGAACAGGAAAAGGACATCATGAACAACATCAACAAGATCCTGGCATCCAAGCTTGATTTTCGGGAGGTATTTAAATCTCTCAGTGCAGAGCTGAATAAAGTTGTCGACTTTGACCGTATGAGTATAGCCCTTCTTAACGAAAAGAGAGAGGAGTTTTTAACCTATGCGGTATCAAAAGACTATGGGATTTCCAGGCTTGAAGAAGGCGTGCAGTACTCTAAACACGGAACCCTGGCCGGAAAGGTTGTAGAAAATGGCAAGGTCTATATGGTTAACGATACTTCCCGGGGGCCTTTCTTAACCGACCCCATTCTGTATCATGAAGGCATTAAGTCCCGATCGGCCTTCCCCTTACTATCCAAAGGAGAAATTATCGGCAGTGTCAATTTCGGAAGCAGAAAAGCTCATAATTTTTCAGAAAATCAATTTGATTTTATTAATAAAATTACACCGCAACTGGCTATTGCAATTGACAATACACGGTTATTTGATAAAATCAAAGAGTCTGAAGAAAAGTACAGAAATCTTGTTGAAGATATTGAAGATGTAATCTTCAGGCTGGATAAAACAGGAAGGTATTTATTTCTCAACAGCGCACTGAAAAATGTAACCGGATACCGTCCTCAGGAATTTTATGATAACCCCTCCATTGTCAAGGAAATAATTAATAAGAACGATATGCCATTGGTTAAAGAAACCATGCAAAAAGTTCTTAACGGCAATTTAAAGGTTTCAAAAGATCTGGAGTATAGAATTTTTTGTAAAAACGGGGAAGAACTCTGGGTATCTCAAAACACTTATCCTATCAAGGACAAGAAAGCAAAGATTATAGGTTTAGAAGGAATTATCCGGGATATTACCGACAGGAAAAGAATTGAAGAACAAATAAGGCGTTCTGAAAGATTGGCCTCAATTGGAGAATTAGCCGCCTCGATTGCCCACGAGATACGCAATCCGCTTGGTGCCATATCCAATTCTGTATGCATGCTGAAAAGAGATCTGGCCCTGAACGGCGACGATCAAAAATTATTTGATATGGTTGTCGAAGAAACCGACCGTCTCAATAGTATAATTACCAGCTTTCTTACCTTTGCACATCCTGCAGAGTATCATTTTATGAAAAGTAATATTATTGATATTATAGACGAAACGTTGTTCTTGTTGGAGCAGGATGCAAGGTTTCATGACGAAATTAAGATTATCAGATCTTATAACGGCACGATCCCTAAAATTTATGCAGACAGAAATTGGATCAGAAAGGTTTTCTGGAATTTACTTATTAACTCGGTCGACGCTATGCCTGATGGCGGGAAAATCCTCATTCGTGTCAAGAGAATAAGGACGCCAGACCACGACGAAATCGAGATCATCGTCGCTGATCAAGGCAATGGAATCCCTCCTGAAAATATAAGAAAGATATTTGAACCCTTCTTCACGACAAAAAAATCAAAGGGGACAGGGTTGGGGCTTTCTATTGTCCATCGTATCGTAGATAATCATGGTGGCACAATAGACGTAAAGAGCGCCCAGGGTAAAGGAACGGTATTTACCATCCGGTTGCCGGTAAAAAATAAACAAGTAAAAACCCTTTCAGTATAG
- a CDS encoding sigma-54 dependent transcriptional regulator: MFTILVVEDQKNMRESLVIAFKRAGYAVDSADNGENAIELQKIHSYDLAVVDLKMETMDGIEVLMHIKDINPATKVVVMTAFGTIDSAIQAMRKGAYDYITKPFQLADMLSVVKRALERSFLSGRLIIPREETKKEYKFDGIMGSSPAMRYIFNILTEITNNESTVLITGESGTGKELVARAIHNNSGRNNKPFVAVNCGALPENLQESEMFGHAMGSFTGAVKDKKGIFLEAQGGTLFLDEIGETSLSTQVKLLRFLQNGEIRKIGDNKPVYLNVRVIVATNKDLNEATKNGSFRKDLFYRLNVIRIHLPSLRERKEDIPVLANYFINKFSGRLKKRPLELSGDVLNLLLHYPWPGNIRELENVIERSVTLAKGNLITATDLALQNSSAEDTVTGMMETGGIRAALAQQERKTIIESLRKHAGNRKQAANNLGISTTTLWRKMREYQIIPKTSYNIENT; the protein is encoded by the coding sequence ATGTTTACTATTCTGGTTGTTGAAGATCAAAAAAACATGCGTGAATCCCTGGTTATCGCATTTAAGAGAGCCGGATATGCCGTTGATAGTGCTGACAATGGCGAAAATGCTATAGAATTACAAAAGATACATTCCTATGATTTAGCCGTTGTTGATTTGAAGATGGAAACCATGGACGGGATTGAGGTTCTTATGCATATCAAGGATATTAATCCTGCAACGAAAGTTGTTGTTATGACTGCATTTGGCACGATCGATAGCGCAATTCAGGCAATGAGAAAGGGAGCTTATGATTATATTACCAAACCTTTTCAACTTGCCGATATGCTTTCCGTAGTGAAACGGGCATTAGAGAGAAGCTTTTTATCTGGCAGACTTATTATTCCACGGGAGGAAACGAAAAAGGAATATAAGTTTGATGGTATTATGGGCAGCTCACCCGCCATGAGATATATATTCAATATTCTTACGGAAATAACCAATAACGAAAGTACCGTTCTCATAACCGGAGAAAGCGGGACCGGAAAGGAACTCGTTGCACGTGCTATTCATAACAACAGCGGCAGGAACAACAAACCTTTTGTGGCAGTAAATTGTGGAGCATTACCTGAAAATCTGCAGGAAAGCGAAATGTTTGGCCATGCTATGGGTTCTTTTACCGGTGCCGTAAAAGATAAAAAAGGAATATTTTTAGAAGCACAGGGGGGTACATTATTTTTAGATGAAATTGGTGAGACATCCCTTTCAACCCAGGTAAAACTCCTCCGGTTTCTGCAAAATGGTGAAATACGAAAAATCGGGGACAATAAACCCGTTTACCTCAATGTTCGTGTTATCGTTGCGACAAATAAAGATCTTAACGAAGCAACAAAAAACGGTTCTTTTAGAAAAGACTTATTTTACCGGCTAAATGTTATCAGAATCCACTTACCGTCGCTTCGTGAGAGAAAAGAAGATATTCCCGTTCTGGCAAATTATTTCATAAACAAATTTTCCGGCAGGTTAAAGAAAAGACCGCTGGAATTATCCGGAGATGTGCTGAACCTTCTCTTACATTATCCATGGCCTGGCAATATCAGAGAATTAGAAAATGTTATTGAAAGGTCCGTTACCCTGGCAAAGGGTAATCTGATTACGGCAACTGATCTGGCATTGCAAAACAGTTCTGCAGAAGATACCGTGACTGGTATGATGGAGACGGGCGGAATTCGTGCTGCTTTGGCGCAACAGGAAAGAAAAACCATAATTGAATCCCTGCGAAAACACGCCGGGAACCGCAAACAGGCGGCAAATAATCTGGGAATCTCTACAACTACCTTGTGGAGAAAAATGAGGGAATATCAAATTATTCCCAAAACAAGCTATAATATAGAAAATACCTGA
- the mobB gene encoding molybdopterin-guanine dinucleotide biosynthesis protein B — protein sequence MATNFFISVVGRSGSGKTTLLVRLIKELKSRGYKVATIKHSHHGVDLDTKGKDSWLHTQAGADAVAVVSRTMTGIILCPKEREPLLSEIIGRYFKDMDIIVVEGYKTEAIPKIEVFRTEISTELVCKDDKNLIAVVGDKKPEIDIPFFPVDDNVSRLVDFLFSAFMTHYKAE from the coding sequence ATGGCAACAAACTTTTTTATATCTGTTGTAGGAAGGTCGGGGAGCGGCAAAACTACCCTTCTGGTGAGACTTATTAAAGAGTTGAAATCAAGAGGCTACAAAGTTGCTACCATCAAACACAGTCACCACGGAGTAGACCTGGATACAAAAGGTAAGGACAGCTGGTTGCATACGCAGGCAGGAGCGGATGCGGTCGCTGTGGTTTCCAGGACAATGACGGGCATTATTCTTTGCCCGAAAGAGAGAGAACCGCTGCTGTCAGAAATCATTGGCAGGTATTTTAAAGACATGGATATTATTGTTGTTGAAGGTTATAAGACAGAAGCAATTCCAAAGATAGAGGTTTTTCGCACAGAAATCAGTACTGAATTGGTATGTAAAGATGATAAGAATCTGATTGCAGTTGTCGGAGACAAAAAACCGGAAATCGATATCCCCTTTTTTCCTGTGGATGACAACGTTTCTCGTCTTGTTGATTTTCTCTTCTCTGCTTTCATGACTCATTACAAAGCTGAATAA